One Arcobacter sp. FWKO B genomic window, TTTAAGACCATATAAAGCTGCACTAGCACAATGGCTTGAAGCAAATGAGTCAAAACAAACTCAAATTGCATTAGATTTTGAAAAAACAATATCTTCAACAATTATGATTTCAATCTTAACATCAATGATAGTTGTTATTTTGATTTTTGGATTAATCTTCTTTATAGGTTCTTCAATTATCAACTCTTTAGAAATTTTTTCAAATGGATTAAAAAGTTTCTTCTCATTTTTAAACAGAACTTCAAAATCAACACATACTATTGACATAGATGGTCAAGATGAATTTGCAGTTATGGCAAATATGACAAATGATAATATAAAAATCATTCAAAACCAAATCCAACAAGATGATATATTTGTAAAAGATGTAAGTAGATTTGCAAGTGAAATAGGTTCTGGCAATATGCTTGCTAAAATTGAAAAAGATACAAATACTCCAAACTTAGTGGAGTTAAAAAATATATTATCTAAAATGCAATATGACCTAGAGCACACTATAGCAAGAAGTATTCCTATGCTTATAGAAGTGTTAGATAAATTTAAAAATCAAGATTTTACAGCAAGATTTCCAGATCCTTATGCAAAAGTAGCAATTGCAATAAATGAACTGGGAGATGTAATATCTGTACTTTTAAAACAATCTTTAACTACTGGTATAGAACTACAAAATTCTGCTGATGAGTTATTAAAAAATGTTGATACACTTAGTCATAGCTCAAATGCAGCAGCAGCAAGCCTAGAAGAAACAGCAGCAGCACTTGAAGAGATAACTGCTACTGTTGTAAGTAATTCTACTCATGTATCTGAGATGTCACAATATTCTGCACAAGTTAGTTCTTCTGCTAAAAAAGGACAAGAACTTGCTAGAAGTACAACTACTGCTATGGATGATATTACTAATCAAGTAAATCTTATTACTGAAGCTATTACAGTAATAGATCAAATTGCATTCCAAACAAATATCTTATCTTTAAATGCAGCTGTTGAAGCTGCAACTGCAGGAGAAGCTGGAAAAGGATTTGCTGTTGTTGCTGGAGAAGTAAGAAACCTTGCTTCAAGAAGTGCTGAAGCAGCAAAAGAAATTAAAGCTATAGTAGAAAACGCAACAGCTAAAGCAAACCAAGGTAAAGCTATAAGTAATGAGATGATAAAAGGATATGAAGAACTTCTTGCTAATATAAATAAAACAACCCAAACTATCTCTGAAATAGCAAGTGCAAGCAAAGAACAAGAAGCTGGTATTACTCAGATTAATGATGCAGTAACTGGACTAGATAGACAAACACAACAAAATGCTTCTATTGCATTAAACACAAAAGAAATAGCTCTAAAAACTGATACAATAGCAAAAGCAATAGTATCAGATTCTATGAAAAAAGAATTTATTGGTAAAAATAAAGTAATTAAAGATACACCAAATGATACAAAAAGCTAAATCTTACTCCTAACAATTATTTTTTTAGGATCAAAAAGTTCTTTTGCTTTATTTACAAAGTTGGAATTTAAAATATCTTCTATTTGCAACTCTTTTGAAGCTGGATTATTTGGCTGTGCTGGTATCATATCAGCCACACAGCCACTATTAGTTACCTCATCACCCAAAACTTCTTCTTCAATCATTGAAGAAACCTCATCAAAGTCAGTTTGATTATCTGATGATAAAGTTGTATCAGAAATTAGTTTTTTTTTTAACTCTTCTTGATTATCTTCTTGCAGTGGAGTTTGTTTATGAAACTCTATTTCTAAATGGGCATCAAAACACTCTTCAAGTGTCATTCTTACATAAGCAAACTGCTTCCATAAAAGCTTTTTACACTCACCCTCAGCTATACTGATAATATGAAGTTTATTTGTAGTACTGTCAAAATCTTTATATATGAAATTTTTCTCAAAACACTCACCTAAATCATAGCTTCTTTCTGCAAGTTTTTGACTAGCAAGTTTAAAAGTATCTTCACCTTTTCTTTGAGCTGGTTGTGTTTCTTGTTCTATACTAGATGGTTCTATATTTATAGGTTCATTTTGCATAGTATTATGTAACAGCTCTTGTGTTAATGGTTGCTTGTATACTTCTTCTTGAACTTTTTGTTGTGGTTCATTTGTAGTGCTAGATGTTGCCGTATTTATATTAGAAAGGGTCAAACCTGCTGTATTTTTCTCTATTTCACTAATCAAATCATCAATAGTTTTTAATTTAGTTGCTTCAACCATTTTTGAAATCATCAATACAAGTACAAAGTCACTATCACTATTTAAACTCAAAAGTTGTTTACTATCACCTAAAATTCTATACAATCTATCTATCAAAACAGAACTAAATTTTGTATTTTTTGTTATTAGCTTTTGTTTTAGAAAAATTGCCATTTCATCTATAATCACATCTGTTTCATACTCTTGAAGCTTATTTGTAATATCTAAGATATCTTGATTTTTAAGTATCATATCAAAAATATTATCCATCAAATCAGGATCTATAAGCCCTAGCATATCAGTAACACAACTTGCAGTTATATGCCCTTTTGAGTATATTATAGCTTGATCAAGTAGTGTCAAAGTATCTCTAAGTGACCCATGTCCACTTCGTGCAATAAGCTCTATTGCTTTTGGCTCATACGAAATATGTTCTATATTTAAGATATGTTCCAAATGGTGAATAATATCTTTTAATGCAATAGCCTTAAATCTAAAGTGTTGAGTACGACTTAGTATTGTTGCTGGAAGTTTTAGTGGATCAGTAGTAGCAAGAATAAACTTTACAAACGCTGGAGGTTCTTCTAGAGTTTTTAAAAGTGCATTAAATGCTTGTGTTGTAAGCATATGAACTTCATCTATAATAAAAACCTTATATCTACCAGAACTTGGCTGATATTTTGTATGTTCTATCAACTCTTTGATATCTTCAATACCACGATTACTCGCTGCATCCATTTCTATTACATCAAGATGGCGTCCATTATTTGAGCTTAAACAATTTTGGCAAGTTTCACAAGGTCTTGATGTAGGACCTTGTTCACATAGCATTGATTTAGCCATTATTCTAGCTGTACTTGTTTTACCACTTCCTCTTAGTCCACTAAAAAGATATGCATGAGGAAGCCTCTTCATATCAAGAGCTAAAGAGAGCGTTTGAGATACAGTTTGTTGTCCAACAAGATCTTCAAATCTTTTTGGGCGATATTTAAGTGCTAAAACTCTATCACTGCTATTCATGCAATAAATCTCCTAACCACTCTTTGGCTACACTTTTTAATCCATCTGGATTGTCTGAAGCAAAAAACTGAACTGATGTTTTGTCAAAATTTTTATCACAATTATAGTTTTTTTGCAAATACTCTACAATAGCATCCCCACTATGAATACACTTAGCACCACCAAAATATTCACTTATTTTCTTTTCTATTAAAGGAAAATGTGTACATCCTAGTATGATAGCATCTATATTGTTTATATCTTTAAAGTAATATCTCATGGTTGAATCCAATACTTCACCATCAAAAATACCCTCTTCAACAATTGGGACAAAAAGCCCTGTTTGAATCGATATTATATTAGTATATCCATCACTTTTTAACTGAGTTTCGTATGAGCCTGATCTAATAGTAGCTTTTGTTCCTATTACAAGTATATTGATATCTTTTTTTATAAAAGAATTTTTCAAAGCAATAACACCAGGGTTGATAACACCAACAACAGGAATATCAGCTTCTTGCACAAGTCTATCAAGAGCATAGGCACTTACAGTGTTACAAGCTATTACAAATATATCTATTTCAAAGTTCTTAAAAAACTCTAAAGCTTCAACAGCATATCTGATAATAGTGTTTTTATCTTTTACTCCATATGGAACCCTTGCAGTATCTCCATAATAGATAATTTCTTTAAATAGCTTATGTTCAAGAAGTGATTTTACAACTGTAAGTCCACCAACCCCACTATCAAATACACCAACTCTCAAAATTGCCCTTTTTTATTCATTCATAGAATTAAAAAACTCTGCGTTGTTTGCTGTTTTTTGTAATTTAGAATATAAAAATTTCAACGCTTCAACTTCATCCATAGTAGCAATAGCATTTCTAAGTATCCAAGTTTTTTGTAATTGTTCAGTACTAATTAAAAGTTCTTCTTTTCTAGTACCAGATTTAATAATATCAAGTGCAGGATATACTCTTCTATCTGCAGCATTTCTACTTAGTACAACTTCAGCATTACCAGTACCTTTAAACTCTTCAAAAATTACCTCATCCATTCTACTACCAGTATCTACAAGTGCTGTTGATATAATAGTAAGGCTTCCACCTTCTTCTATATTTCTAGCAGCTCCAAAAAATCTTTTTGGTTTATGAAGTGCATTTGCATCAACACCACCGCTTAATACTTTTCCACTACTTGGAGTAACTGTATTATAAGCCCTTGCAAGTCTTGTAATAGAATCAAGTAATATTACTACATCTTTACCCATCTCTACCATTCTTTTTGCTTTTTCGATGACAAGCTCTGCAACTCTTACATGGTTTTGAGCAGGAAGGTCAAAAGTCGAACTATATACTTCACCTTTTACTGATCTTTGCATATCAGTCACTTCTTCAGGTCTTTCATCTATTAAAAGTACCATTAATACAGCTTCTGGATGATTTGTACTTATACCATGAGCTAGTTCTTTTAATAACTCAGTTTTACCACTTCTAGGAGGTGCAACGATAAGTCCCCTTTGTCCTTTACCCATTGGTGTAAATATATCTATTACTCTACCTGTAAGCTTTGTTGGCTGATATTCAAACTTAAATTTTTTAGTAGAATATAAAGGTGTAAGATTATCAAACAATGGTCTATGTTTAGATTCATTTACTGGAAGGTAATTAACAGCTTCTACTTTTAATAATGCATGATATTTTTCTTGTTCTTTATTAGGTGGTCTTACTTGACCTGTTACTATATCACCAGTTCTAAGGGCAAATCTTCTTATTTGCGTTGAACTAACATAAGAATCACTAGATGAATCACTAAAATTACCATCAAGTGCTCTTAAAAACCCAAATCCACCCTCTTTTATCTCTAAAATACCTGTAAAAAGTATGTATCCACCTTGGTCTATTTGTGATTTCAAAATAGAAAACATCAAGTCTTGTCTTTTAAGCTCTTGTGGATTTTCAATATCCAAGTCATCAGCTATTTTTAATAGCTCTTCTAATGGCAAAGTTCTTAATTGCTCTATTGTAAAGCCTTCTACTGGTACATGTGTTCTTGATTTTGATTTTGCATCTTTTGAAGTTTTTGTCTTTTTATCTGTCATCACATTGTCATGACTAAGTTCTTGAGTGTTAGTTTCTTCCATTTATTGATTTACCCTTTTGTAGATGTAGTAGTTTTGTAGAATTTTATGTTGAAGTATTTTAGTATTTTTTAGATTATATATTGCTTAGACAAGGTTTTTAGACCTTGTCTAAATATTTACACAATTATCTAACTGGTTGCTTTAAAGCTGGCTGACCCATTTCAATCAAGTTTGCATTTGATTGTTGGAAATATTCTTCCCAAAAGTTTTTTAATGAAGCCAATATTTTAGGGTCCCTATAAGTTCCTGCTTTTAAATTTGTTGGAACTATTCCAGCTCCTATAATATATACTTTTGCACCACCAAAATCACTAAATAAATTCTCTTTGTCAACTTTTTGTAATTCTATAGAAGGATTAATCAACCTTGCTGTACCCTTGCTATAAAAAGATGAAATTGTGGAGTTTTCCAGCATATCAGACACTAATATTACAATTTTCTCACTTGCTTCAGTCTGAGAAATTACATTTATTCCAAAATCCTGTAAAGCATATAAAATATCAGATTTAGCTATATCATTGCCTGGCACTAAAAAAGAATTCATAATCGAAGCATTAACTTGATTAAACACATACCTTCCTTGATCTTTAAGACATTTATCTACTCTTCCTAATACATCTTTTCTTTCATAATGTCTTTGTTCATTAGTCAATGGTACATCTAGTAAAAAATCAAAAACTTTCTCATTATAATGACCATCAATAAAAGCTGAAAACTTAGCAATATATACATAATTTGCTGGTGCTATTTTAGAAACAACATTTGATATAACTTGTTGCTTAAGCTTATCGTCAAACAATGTTGTTTCATCTATCAACACAAATACTGCAGTATTTATTTCACTACTTGGCTTAACTGAAGTTTTATAGATTTGATAGCAACTACTACTAGCAAATAAATGCGAAAAAAACAATAATAAAAAAACACCTACTAACTTCTTCATGCTAACTCCAACTTGGCACCATCTTTTGGACAAAATTTCAATCCATCTTCATAAACTGTATTACACTCAGGGCAAGTAGGGACTTTTACTTTTGTCTCAACTTTATTGCCACAATTTGGACAAAACTTTGAATCAACACCAAGTTCACTACCACATTCACTACAAAAGACTTTGATAGATTTTTCTTCAATAATGAGCTTAATATCATCTACTTTTTTTTGCACGCTTGATGATGTAACTTTTGTAATTTCAATATTATGGTTTTCACTTTCTTGATGTTGCATTACAACATAATTTAAAAATGTCCTATGCTCCTTATTTCTTATCAATTCAGACTGTTTAGAAGATGTTCCTGTTAAAGAAGCATTTTGAAACATTCTTTGTTGTAAGTTTTGTAATTTTTGTTGAGCAATTTTAGCAATTTTTTCTTTTTCTTTTTTAAAATAACTAATAAAATCTTGCTTAGTCCTAAAATTATGGTAGTCTAGATATGAATTTAAGCTTTCTTTTCCAACAAATCCCCACTTAAAACCAAATAATATTCCTAATAATTGTATAAATACAAATAATACTGCTAGTACAATAAAAGTTGCCCAACCACCTTTTCTATCTGAATCTTGTCTATCTTCCAATGCTTTAGTATCAGCTTTTTCTTGATTTCCAACTAATTCCATTGGAAATGCAGAATATACATCTGTTTGAATGTTAGATACTTCTTCTATTAATTGTTTTTCAAGAACTTGTCCTCTTACATAAGTTGCCCCAACTGCAATTACAACAACAAAAATAGCTGTAATAATAGATATCATCCAACTTGGTGTTACTGTAGCATTTGTATTAACTCTATTTAACACTTTTATATAATTAGGGGCATTGTCATCTAAATTATTAGTTTCCAATGTAATCCTGTCATCTCTTTCTAAGTTTGGTTTATCATCTCTTCTATCATTTATATACCATACTCTTATTTTCTTTATCAAAGAGTTTTTATATATTTCATGACCAGTCCAATGTGTAAAACCAACTAATATAATTGATATAATTATAGCTATACCAAATGCACCATATTGCTGAACAGCTTCACTAGCTCCTGGTATTGTAAAACCAGCCAGTACATAGGCAAACCCAGCTGCTTCAAGTAATACAAGTACAAATACAATAAGCCACATAAATGAAGGAAAAGGTTTTCTCCCTAACTCATCCACTTTTGATAAATATGATTTACATCTATCATAATGCTCAGCATCCTTATCATATCTATCATAATGTGCATAAAAATCTGAGCATAAAGAAGTTTCACTACTAAACCAATTATTACCTTCCATACTTTCAGTATCTTTAGATAATTTACTTATTTTACCTATGACTGGAAAACTTGCCCATGTACACAACCACCAAAACTTAACCTTATCCCAATATTTCATCACTAGTACTGCAACAACTAGTGTGAATAAAATTGTGTATAAAATAGTCCTATATGCCGATAAAAACTCTTGTATTGACTCCATTAAATATCTCCTTAATTTTTTTGTAATTGTTTGATTTGAAATTCTCTTTGATACATATCATTATTATTTGCATAATAAAGTTTTCCAACTGATTGTTGATTTGTATTTTTCTCATCAAAAACTATATCAACACATTTAATTTGACTAGAGTCATCATCAACAAAAACTCTATATATCATCCCTTGTGTGCCTTGATATGTATTGACATGTGTTTTTAGTTTTACATCAGCGTTTTTTGGATTTATAGGATCATAGTTTTTATACACATAAACATCAGGATTTTGTGTTACCTTTGCACCATCTTTCAGCACACCTACAGGTGTAAACCCTATTAAATGATCATCTATATTAGAAGTCCAAGAAGTTTCATTTAACCCTTTTTTAAAGTCCTTTGTTGAGTAACTAACTTTTTCACCCGTTGCTAAAGATTTAGTTTCACCACCAAATCTTGGCTTATCATATACACAACTTACATATGCGTTAGAAAAGTCACTACTTGCAACTGCTTTTGTTGTGAACAAACCTTTAGAACTATTATTATGTACTGGCTCACCAAACTTAGAAACCAATGTAAATTCATTGTTTATTATAGGCTCACCTTTAAAATCGATGTAGTTTTTTGTATTTTTGTCAAATACAACTTTTGTTTTTGTAGGAATTGGTTGTTTTGTCTGAGTAAATGTATTATCAATAGTTTGTGAAGAATCTTTTTGAACTTCAGCTACTATTTTTTCTTTTTTTGGTGCTTTAACAACATATGTAGGAGCTACTTCTCTAAAGAATTTTGGATTTGCTACCCTTGATGATGCATACTTTATGATTTCTGCCTCATCATTTAATTCTATAATTTCAACCCTTCTATTTTTAGAAGCACCATCATTAGTATTATTATCTGCAATTGGTTGGGTTTCACCTGCACCCAAATAATAAATATTTTCTTGTTTTATCCCACTGCCAGCAAAAATTTCACTTACATACTTTGCTCTATCTTCAGATAACTTTTGATTAAAAGATGAATCACCACTATCATCTGTATGTCCAATAATTAATATTTTTCTATTACTTGCTGCATATTGTTGTGCAAATTTATTATACGCTACAGCTGCATTTGCATTTAACTTACTTGAACCTATATCAAATTGGTTTTCATCAGAAATAATAGTAAATACATCACCAACTACATTTGAATTTTGTCCTTTTTTATCATTATTTGATAATGCACTATCAGAAACATTATCATCTATTATCATATCTGTTGCTACTATATCATAAGAATATATTTCTATTTTTTCTTCTTGAGCAATTTTAGCTAATTCAGCTCTTCTTTTGTCAATACCATCACCGACCATGTAGCCTAAGAGACCACCAACTGCAGCACCTAATAATGCTCCATTTCTTCCACCAAACTGTTTACCAATTGCTGCACCAATTCCTGCACCTATTGCTGTACCACCAATTTTACCAGCATTTTGATTTAATGATGTTGCACTCGGTGCACACCCTCCCAAAAAAAGTGCTGTACAAACAGCTAGCGATATGGTTGTTTTGTTCATTTAAATCCCCATTGTCAATATATATAATAAGCGTGTATTTTAATGAATCAATCATAAATATTAACTTAAACTTATATATTTTAACTAGAATATATATATAATTATACATAAAGAATACAGCTATGAATAAAATATGTTATTTTATAAACAGTATATTATTTTGTCTAATAAATGTATAATAACTTATAATGTACTACTGATATATTTTATATATGATTTAGTTTCTATAAGTATTAATTTTTATATCTTGAAAAACAAATATCCTTTCACTAAATGCTACTACTGAAGCTGAAAAAGAATTTGCTGGTAAAAATGAGGTAAAAGGTTTACCAATGAACCAACCAAAAAATCATATGAAAGTACCAGAAGTAAAGAAAAAGACAAGCTCAGTTAAATCTGGAGTTTCAAAAAGTAAAACGGAACACCGACTTCAGTCGGTTTCTTCAAAAACAAGCCCAGATAAATCTGGGGTTCCTAAAATAACACCAAATCCATCTTCTGATGAGTGGGAATCCTTTTAAGAATTAGTCAATGGTTGATGGTTGATAGTCGATAGACTATTGACTATCAACTATAATCAAGACAGGTTTAGGCTTGATAGCTATATTTTCACCTTTTTTCATTTTCTACACATAGCTATCAATCGTAAATCCTAGCAAGTTACACTCCCTCCTCCCTCCTTTGTTGTTCTTGCTAGCTTTACTTTTTTACAACTTCTAAACAAATTGTTTATTTTTTATCAACATTTATAAATTATTAGTGAATTATTTAAGGTTGAATTAATATAAATTATGATAAAAATTCATAACTACTACTTATAAAGTAGCATAAAATTTATTTATAGGGTTAGATAATGTTTTCTAATAACAAAAGTGTTAAAACACAAATCACCGTACCTGTAGTGATAGGTGGAATTATTGTTATTCTTGCTGTTTTAGCTATATCCATATATGCAAAAAATGTAATAATGACACAAAGTGGCATACAAGTAGCAGATGTAATGGCAAAACAAGCCTCTGAAGCAAGAAAAATATATGCTGGACAAATAATGCCAAAGATTCAAGGTCTTGGTGGATATGACCATGCTGATTGGAAAGATATGGATGGTGCTGTACCAGCAGCTGCAACACTTGTAAATATGATAGGACATAATGTAGCTAATGTAATGCCAGGAGTTAATCTAAGACTTTATAGTGAGCTTCCTTTTACTAATAGAAAACTAGAATTAGATGATTTTGAGAGAAGATCACTAAAAGCACTAGAAAAAAATCCTACACAACCATACTATGAACTTATAGATAATAATGGACAATCAATGCTAAGATATGCTATTTCTGATGTTATGGCTCAAGGATGTGTAAATTGTCATAATAACCATGGGTTGTCACCAAAAACTGACTGGAAAGTTGGAGATTTTAGAGGTGCTGTTGGAGTAAGTGTTCCGTTAAACGAACTAGAAGGAAGTATATCAAAACAATTTAATATAGTACAATTTAGCTTGGCAATAGCTATGATTTTATTAGTAGTCGCATTGTTATTTGTTGCTAATAGTATAGTAAATAGTACAGTAGCTATAAAAGATGGCTTACTCACATTCTTTTCATTTTTAAATAAAGAAACTACTAAAGCTGAACTAATTTCTCTTGATAGTAAAGATGAATTTGGTCAGATGGCTAAAGTTATTAATCAAAATATTACTACTATTGAGCAAGATTTAATTAAAGATACAAAAACTGTTTTAGCTACTATTAAGGTGGTTGATAGTGTTAAAAACGGTGATTTAAGTCACAATGTATCTGTAGTTCCTGCTAATCCACAGTTACTTGAGCTTACTAAAACACTAAATGAAATGCTTGAAATACTAAGAAGTAAAGTTGGAACTGACCTAAATGCTATTTCAAAAGTCTTATCAGATTTTGCTCAATACAACTTTACTACAAAAGTACCAAATAGCAAGGGTGAAATTGAAAAAGCAATTAATGATTTAGGAGAAGAGATATCACAGCTATTAAAACAATCACTTACAATTGGAAAAACATTAGATGATGTTTCAGATCAGTTAATAGGAAATGTTGAAGTATTAAACCGTAATTCTAACCATGCAGCTGCAAGTTTAGAAGAAACAGCTGCTGCACTTGAAGAAATTACAAGTACTATTACAAACAACTCTAACAGTGTATCACAAATGGCAACTTACTCAAATCAAGTAAGCTCTTCAGCAAAAAAAGGACAAGAACTTGCTAAAAACACTACAACTGCTATGGACGAGATTACATCACAAGTTAGTCTAATAAATGAAGCAATAGCAGTAATTGATCAAATTGCATTCCAAACAAATATCTTATCTTTAAATGCTGCTGTTGAAGCTGCAACTGCAGGAGAAGCTGGAAAAGGATTTGCTGTTGTTGCTGGAGAGGTAAGAAATCTTGCTTCAAGAAGTGCTGAAGCTGCTAAAGAGATAAAGCATATTGTAGAAAATGCAACTCAAAAAGCTGACCAAGGTAAAGCTATAAGTAATGAAATGATAAAAGGGTATGAAGAATTACTAGAAAACATAAATAAAACAACACAAATGATTGATGAGATTTCTACAGCCTCTAAAGAACAAGAAGCTGGAATAATCCAAATCAATGATGCAATAACTCAACTTGACCAACAAACTCAAGCAAATGCATCTATTGCTAATCAAACCAAACAAGTAGCACTTCAAACTGACACTATCGCAAAAGAAATTGTGGCTGATGCTATGAAAAAAGATTTTATTGGGAAGAAATGATATTAGTACACTACGCTGATATATCAGTGTAGTGTACTATTAAAACATTAAGATACTTACCAGATAAATCTGGTGTTCCATTCTCAATTCTCAACTCACGATTCCAAACTATTCAAATATGCAAGATCTGATATTTTCGTCCATTCTCTTGTTTTTGTCATATAAGCTTTTTGACTTTCATATACTTTTTTAAATAACGCATTTTTTGCAGACTCTTCTTTGTATGCTTCTTGTGTAGCATTTTTAAGAGCAGTTATTACCTCTTTTGGGAATGTTTTGATTTGGATATTTGGGTATTCTTTTTTCATACTATCCCACATCATGGCATTTTCATGTTGAGATTGG contains:
- a CDS encoding methyl-accepting chemotaxis protein, with protein sequence MFSNNKSVKTQITVPVVIGGIIVILAVLAISIYAKNVIMTQSGIQVADVMAKQASEARKIYAGQIMPKIQGLGGYDHADWKDMDGAVPAAATLVNMIGHNVANVMPGVNLRLYSELPFTNRKLELDDFERRSLKALEKNPTQPYYELIDNNGQSMLRYAISDVMAQGCVNCHNNHGLSPKTDWKVGDFRGAVGVSVPLNELEGSISKQFNIVQFSLAIAMILLVVALLFVANSIVNSTVAIKDGLLTFFSFLNKETTKAELISLDSKDEFGQMAKVINQNITTIEQDLIKDTKTVLATIKVVDSVKNGDLSHNVSVVPANPQLLELTKTLNEMLEILRSKVGTDLNAISKVLSDFAQYNFTTKVPNSKGEIEKAINDLGEEISQLLKQSLTIGKTLDDVSDQLIGNVEVLNRNSNHAAASLEETAAALEEITSTITNNSNSVSQMATYSNQVSSSAKKGQELAKNTTTAMDEITSQVSLINEAIAVIDQIAFQTNILSLNAAVEAATAGEAGKGFAVVAGEVRNLASRSAEAAKEIKHIVENATQKADQGKAISNEMIKGYEELLENINKTTQMIDEISTASKEQEAGIIQINDAITQLDQQTQANASIANQTKQVALQTDTIAKEIVADAMKKDFIGKK